The following are encoded together in the Ovis aries strain OAR_USU_Benz2616 breed Rambouillet chromosome X, ARS-UI_Ramb_v3.0, whole genome shotgun sequence genome:
- the LOC114111578 gene encoding ferritin heavy chain-like, with amino-acid sequence MGRLRGGRWRSRPRRCRPRKPADRAPIPWALESPAMMPTPPSQVRQNYRLECEAALNSHTALEFHASFQCLAVAFYLNRDDVGLKHFYRFFLLRSHEHSKTAESLMFLQNRRGGRVSFLDIRMPETQQWESALQAMQDTLHLEKSVNQSLLDLHKLATDSIDAHLCHFLGTGYLDQQVKFIKELGDHVSNLSNVGSPEGSLAEYVFDKLTLGDGDKED; translated from the coding sequence ATGGGAAGGCTCCGAGGAGGCCGCTGGCGCTCGCGCCCCCGCCGATGCCGGCCCCGCAAACCTGCCGACCGAGCCCCCATTCCCTGGGCCCTGGAGTCGCCCGCCATGATGCCCACACCACCCTCACAGGTTCGTCAGAACTACCGCCTTGAGTGTGAGGCCGCGCTCAACAGCCACACTGCCCTGGAGTTCCACGCCTCCTTCCAGTGCCTGGCCGTGGCCTTCTACCTCAACCGTGATGATGTGGGCTTGAAGCACTTCTACCGCTTCTTCCTGCTCCGCTCTCACGAGCACAGCAAGACAGCCGAGAGCCTGATGTTCCTGCAGAACCGGCGTGGGGGCCGCGTCTCCTTCCTTGACATCAGAATGCCCGAGACCCAGCAGTGGGAGAGCGCACTCCAGGCCATGCAAGATACCCTGCACCTGGAGAAGAGCGTCAACCAGAGCCTGCTCGACCTGCACAAGCTGGCCACCGACAGCATCGACGCCCACCTGTGCCACTTCCTGGGGACCGGCTACCTGGACCAGCAGGTCAAGTTCATCAAGGAGCTGGGAGACCATGTCAGCAACCTGAGCAACGTGGGGTCCCCGGAAGGCAGCCTGGCAGAGTACGTCTTTGACAAGCTCACCTTGGGCGACGGCGACAAGGAGGACTGA